The Sinomicrobium kalidii genome contains a region encoding:
- a CDS encoding glycoside hydrolase family 88/105 protein produces the protein MSKNTLLLVLAICSFHFLFAQQDPLSNFPEGSAPKEVGKRLAYHFVGSRHELYAGRWMHYASVCAWNGALDYALKTNDQKLIGLLQDKFEPFFTYEKALLPPMNHVDYNMFGSLALKLYQITKDERYREMGLAYADTQWEVPGNAKAEEKAWAEKGFSWQTRLWIDDMYMITVVQSEAYKVTGDRKYLDRAAREMVMYLDELQRPNGLFYHAPDVPYYWARGDGWMAVGMSDLLRMMPKDHKDCPRIMKGYLKMMKSLKNYQQPSGMWNQLIDEPTFWAETSGTAMFTYAFVVGVQEGWLDAKEYATTARKGWLAMVPYIDQRNNVTEVCIGTGKKNDQQHYYNRPRNPGDLHGQAPYLWCAAALVEN, from the coding sequence ATGTCTAAAAACACCTTATTATTAGTATTAGCCATATGTTCTTTTCATTTTCTGTTTGCTCAACAGGATCCGCTGTCAAATTTTCCGGAAGGATCAGCACCGAAAGAAGTAGGTAAGCGTTTAGCCTATCATTTTGTAGGCAGCAGACATGAACTTTACGCAGGAAGATGGATGCACTATGCAAGCGTATGTGCCTGGAACGGTGCCCTCGACTACGCACTGAAAACGAATGACCAAAAACTCATCGGTTTGCTACAGGACAAGTTCGAGCCATTTTTCACGTATGAAAAAGCATTATTGCCCCCAATGAACCATGTCGATTACAATATGTTCGGCAGCCTGGCGCTGAAGCTTTACCAGATCACAAAAGACGAGCGCTATCGGGAAATGGGATTAGCCTATGCCGATACACAATGGGAAGTGCCCGGCAATGCAAAAGCGGAAGAAAAAGCCTGGGCAGAAAAAGGTTTTTCCTGGCAGACACGCCTATGGATCGATGACATGTATATGATTACCGTGGTACAGAGTGAAGCATATAAGGTTACCGGAGACAGGAAATACCTTGATCGCGCAGCCAGGGAAATGGTGATGTACCTCGATGAGTTACAGCGTCCTAACGGCCTGTTTTATCACGCACCTGACGTGCCTTACTATTGGGCACGCGGCGACGGCTGGATGGCAGTCGGTATGTCAGATTTGTTACGTATGATGCCTAAAGACCACAAAGACTGTCCGCGTATTATGAAAGGTTATCTGAAGATGATGAAAAGCCTGAAAAACTATCAGCAGCCAAGTGGTATGTGGAATCAATTGATTGATGAACCCACATTCTGGGCGGAAACCTCCGGAACGGCGATGTTTACCTATGCTTTTGTTGTTGGGGTACAGGAAGGTTGGCTTGATGCCAAAGAATATGCAACTACTGCACGCAAGGGATGGTTGGCCATGGTCCCGTATATTGACCAACGCAACAATGTCACGGAGGTCTGTATAGGTACCGGCAAAAAGAACGACCAACAGCATTATTACAACCGTCCACGTAATCCGGGGGATCTTCACGGACAAGCGCCTTATCTTTGGTGTGCCGCTGCATTGGTAGAAAATTAG
- a CDS encoding sulfatase family protein produces the protein MAKIKKLNDKSLVMETAKIKRFIAFVIILSTCICCGNTNAERNSKSTDEKKRRESPNILFVISDDQSYPHASVYGEKWIKTPAFDRVSREGVLFTNAFAASPGCSPSRAAILTGMNDWQLEDAGTHASEFPLDYTVFPDILEKMGYKAGYTGKGWGPGNWKISGRKRNPAGEAYNKKKNNPPTKGISTNDYSENFNDFLAKKKDDEPFCFWFGAHEPHRGFEKGSGLKAGKDIEEVTVPAFLPDDPTVREDLLNYALEIEWFDQHLGKILEKLEETGELENTIIVVTSDNGMAFPRAKSNTYEYGIHVPLAIMWGNQIEGGRIVDDPVSLIDIAPTFLEAVSVEGGGDISGKYAMEGKSLMNLLMNDNEEAEPYPVRRAAFAARERHSSSRWNNLTYPQRAIRTEGFLYIRNFKPERWPAGAPQKYESDGTLGPEHGGYHDIDASPTFDFMLEHRNDSEIRPFFEMAVGKRPAEELYDIKNDPYCLVNLAGEQNFEEELLEHRRALGSYLMQTNDPRVTGNGDIYETYIRYSFMRKFPKPDWLQNDSLARIRIPPNKLKK, from the coding sequence ATGGCCAAGATTAAAAAATTAAATGATAAGAGTTTAGTAATGGAAACAGCAAAAATTAAAAGGTTTATCGCCTTTGTTATTATTTTATCTACCTGCATTTGCTGTGGTAATACAAATGCCGAAAGGAATTCGAAAAGTACGGATGAAAAAAAAAGGAGAGAAAGTCCCAATATTTTATTTGTTATTTCTGATGACCAGTCCTATCCACATGCCTCTGTATATGGAGAAAAATGGATAAAAACCCCTGCTTTTGACAGGGTTTCCAGGGAAGGGGTTCTTTTCACGAATGCTTTTGCTGCTTCTCCCGGATGCAGTCCGAGCAGGGCGGCAATCCTGACAGGCATGAACGATTGGCAACTAGAAGATGCAGGAACACATGCGAGTGAATTTCCTTTGGATTATACTGTTTTCCCCGATATTCTTGAAAAAATGGGATATAAAGCCGGGTATACCGGAAAAGGTTGGGGGCCGGGTAATTGGAAAATCAGTGGGAGAAAACGAAATCCTGCCGGGGAGGCTTACAACAAGAAAAAAAATAATCCTCCCACCAAAGGAATAAGTACGAACGATTATTCAGAAAATTTTAATGATTTCCTGGCTAAAAAAAAGGATGATGAACCGTTCTGCTTCTGGTTTGGGGCACATGAACCGCATCGGGGATTTGAAAAGGGATCAGGATTAAAAGCGGGTAAAGATATTGAGGAAGTAACCGTACCTGCATTTCTACCCGATGATCCCACGGTCAGAGAAGACCTGTTGAATTATGCCCTGGAAATAGAGTGGTTTGATCAACACCTCGGAAAAATTTTGGAGAAACTGGAAGAAACAGGTGAATTGGAAAATACGATCATCGTGGTTACCTCTGATAATGGAATGGCTTTTCCCAGAGCTAAGTCCAATACATACGAATATGGGATCCATGTGCCCTTAGCTATAATGTGGGGTAATCAAATAGAAGGAGGAAGGATCGTTGACGACCCTGTTAGCCTTATAGATATTGCACCCACCTTTTTAGAAGCGGTATCAGTTGAAGGGGGTGGGGATATTTCAGGGAAGTACGCTATGGAAGGGAAGAGTCTGATGAACCTGCTTATGAATGATAATGAAGAGGCGGAACCGTATCCTGTAAGAAGGGCGGCTTTCGCCGCAAGAGAAAGACATTCCAGCTCTCGGTGGAATAATTTAACTTATCCGCAGCGGGCCATTCGTACAGAAGGCTTTCTGTATATCAGGAATTTTAAACCGGAAAGATGGCCTGCCGGTGCTCCGCAAAAATATGAATCTGATGGAACACTGGGGCCTGAACATGGAGGCTATCATGATATTGATGCATCACCAACCTTTGATTTTATGCTGGAGCACCGAAATGATTCAGAGATCCGACCTTTCTTTGAAATGGCTGTTGGAAAAAGGCCCGCGGAAGAACTTTATGATATTAAAAATGATCCTTATTGCTTAGTTAACCTGGCCGGGGAGCAAAATTTTGAAGAGGAACTTTTGGAGCATAGAAGGGCTTTGGGTAGTTACCTTATGCAAACCAATGATCCGAGGGTTACCGGAAATGGTGATATTTATGAAACTTATATTCGATATTCCTTTATGAGAAAATTTCCAAAACCAGATTGGCTTCAAAATGATTCTTTAGCACGTATACGCATACCTCCAAATAAATTAAAAAAATGA
- a CDS encoding helix-turn-helix domain-containing protein: protein MKKAVPYKIESISELHKLFNLPKPHHPLISVIDFETLKFDSNEIWSSFYYDFYCVAIKKGASGKFRYGQGHYDFDEGVMSFTKPGQIFSVTNPTDDPVSGYMMVFKPDLIRHYELGKNIGNYGFFSYSTAEALHLSEKEDNVIMSLMHQMQAELKNNIDHYSQDLIVSYIDLPLNYAKRFYNRQFLTRSSVNNGIVVKMEELIDAYLKSDATLLGVPTVNFFAEKLNVSPSYLSDLLKNATGRNAQAHIQESIVERAKGLLSTTNLSIKEIAYGLGFEYPQSFSTMFKKNTQQTPLQFRASFN from the coding sequence ATGAAAAAAGCTGTTCCGTATAAAATTGAATCCATATCTGAACTTCATAAGTTGTTCAACTTACCAAAACCTCATCATCCTTTGATTAGTGTGATTGATTTTGAGACTTTAAAATTTGATTCTAATGAAATTTGGAGCAGCTTTTATTATGATTTCTATTGTGTGGCGATTAAAAAAGGTGCTTCAGGCAAGTTTCGGTACGGACAAGGTCATTATGATTTTGATGAGGGCGTTATGAGTTTTACCAAACCAGGTCAAATCTTTTCTGTCACAAATCCTACAGATGACCCCGTGTCAGGATATATGATGGTTTTTAAACCTGACCTTATACGGCATTATGAATTAGGAAAGAATATTGGTAATTACGGATTCTTCTCTTATTCTACAGCAGAAGCGCTTCACCTTTCTGAAAAAGAGGATAATGTTATTATGTCCCTTATGCATCAAATGCAGGCTGAACTAAAAAATAACATTGACCATTACAGTCAGGATTTGATAGTTTCGTACATTGACCTGCCTCTCAATTACGCAAAGCGTTTTTACAACAGGCAATTTCTGACGCGAAGTTCCGTAAATAATGGCATAGTGGTAAAAATGGAAGAATTAATAGATGCGTACCTAAAAAGTGATGCTACACTATTGGGCGTTCCAACGGTCAACTTTTTTGCAGAAAAACTCAATGTTTCTCCTAGTTATTTGAGTGATCTATTGAAAAATGCTACTGGCAGAAATGCGCAGGCGCATATTCAAGAGTCCATAGTTGAAAGAGCGAAAGGACTGCTTTCCACAACTAATTTAAGCATAAAGGAAATCGCTTATGGTTTGGGATTTGAATACCCACAATCTTTCAGTACTATGTTTAAGAAGAATACGCAACAAACACCATTGCAATTCAGAGCATCATTTAATTGA
- a CDS encoding RagB/SusD family nutrient uptake outer membrane protein has product MKYIFRNFSTPLAILTIALAFNSCNEDKILGEEPVDFSSPENSFSTMDDFNSAIYALYNRAQNILSGGEYRPLDYIYGTDLGYNGANQLNQRFGSYPACLTPQNGQIGYHWNNYYKIISSSNIILENLENAEITEDQRTFIKANTLIFRGLSYRNLAYLYGGVPIELEEVTAPEVDYTRASREDVYAQAASDLNFAAENLPGISEVMDGKVSNLAAYHLLAEVYVTMGRWQEAISAASVVINDPDTQLMTERFGSRSSEPGDVYWDLFRRNNQNRSSGNTEGIWVWQQEVDVPGGRLSSSSRDGSSAQLERDVSPRPWSFPYQDPNGVNPFLSLGVSDYTGGRGIGRFRGTNYYIYDIWNGSSEENDMRNSRFNFIRDVAFNNPESVWHGQNLSDHRDLFRQKAIDTIRYFYPYPSKVTTPGNHPPELFVNPELKTLNAAAAGSTYTDQYFIRLAETYLLRAEAYLGIGDKSAAAADINTVRNRARATPVLPGEIDINYILDERARELGIEEKRRLTLQRLGLLYERVSRLNDGNPMSGNFGLDIQPFHELWPIPASEIENNTGAELEQNPGY; this is encoded by the coding sequence ATGAAATATATATTCAGAAACTTTAGTACACCTTTGGCTATTTTAACTATAGCATTGGCTTTTAACAGTTGTAATGAGGATAAAATACTCGGAGAAGAACCTGTCGATTTTTCTTCTCCGGAAAATTCTTTTAGTACGATGGATGACTTTAATTCTGCGATCTATGCCTTGTATAATAGGGCACAAAATATTCTGTCCGGAGGCGAATATAGACCCTTAGATTATATCTATGGCACCGATCTGGGTTATAATGGGGCTAATCAACTCAATCAGCGTTTCGGAAGTTATCCAGCCTGTTTGACACCGCAAAACGGACAAATCGGTTATCACTGGAATAATTATTATAAAATAATTTCTTCTTCAAATATTATTCTGGAAAATTTGGAAAATGCTGAAATAACCGAGGATCAGCGAACCTTTATCAAGGCTAATACTTTAATATTTAGGGGTCTGTCCTATAGGAATCTGGCTTATTTATATGGAGGTGTTCCAATTGAATTAGAAGAAGTAACCGCTCCTGAAGTCGATTATACCAGGGCATCCAGAGAGGATGTCTATGCACAGGCTGCAAGTGATTTAAATTTTGCAGCTGAGAATCTTCCGGGAATATCCGAGGTCATGGATGGTAAGGTCTCAAATTTAGCAGCATATCATTTACTGGCAGAAGTGTACGTTACTATGGGGCGTTGGCAAGAAGCTATCAGTGCAGCTTCTGTAGTTATTAATGATCCCGATACACAATTAATGACAGAACGATTTGGTTCCAGAAGTAGTGAACCCGGGGATGTTTACTGGGACTTATTCAGGCGAAACAATCAAAATAGATCATCCGGGAATACTGAAGGAATCTGGGTATGGCAGCAGGAGGTTGATGTGCCCGGAGGAAGATTGTCTTCCAGTAGTAGGGATGGTAGCAGTGCTCAGTTAGAAAGAGATGTTTCGCCTCGCCCGTGGAGCTTCCCTTATCAGGATCCAAATGGTGTTAATCCATTTTTATCTTTAGGAGTTTCAGATTATACCGGGGGAAGGGGTATTGGTAGGTTTAGGGGGACCAATTACTATATCTATGATATATGGAATGGTAGTTCTGAAGAAAATGACATGCGTAATTCCCGTTTCAATTTCATCCGTGACGTAGCATTTAATAATCCTGAATCTGTCTGGCATGGCCAAAATTTATCCGATCACAGAGATTTATTTCGTCAAAAGGCAATAGATACCATTCGATATTTTTATCCCTACCCATCAAAAGTCACTACCCCCGGCAACCACCCTCCGGAACTTTTTGTCAATCCGGAATTAAAAACTTTGAATGCAGCAGCTGCAGGCAGCACCTATACCGATCAATATTTTATAAGGCTGGCTGAGACCTATTTATTAAGAGCTGAAGCGTATCTGGGTATTGGCGATAAAAGCGCTGCGGCAGCAGACATTAATACAGTGAGGAACAGAGCCCGGGCAACTCCCGTATTGCCAGGTGAAATTGATATAAATTATATATTGGACGAACGTGCACGTGAACTAGGGATAGAGGAAAAACGCAGGCTTACCCTACAACGTCTTGGCTTATTGTATGAACGGGTGAGCCGTTTAAATGACGGAAACCCCATGTCAGGTAACTTTGGATTAGATATTCAACCTTTTCACGAATTATGGCCAATACCGGCAAGTGAAATTGAAAATAACACAGGTGCAGAACTTGAACAAAATCCCGGTTATTGA
- a CDS encoding SDR family NAD(P)-dependent oxidoreductase has protein sequence MSTQKVWLITGASKGMGFAITKAVLNNGDKVIATSRNTDTLLEKIEEHKGKLLPIKLDITNETAIENAISEGIDKFGQIDVVVNNAGYNLLGNIEEISDAEFRKTMDVNVFAMTHIIRNVLPHLRRQQSGHIINTASMMGYMSYPGNGSYSASKYAVIGLSEALAQEVAPFGIKVTILAPGTFRTNFMNEDTLNVAQHKIDAYNLDMQVEQFTGFDGKQLGDPEKLAEAVRKLAEMPNPPLHLPLGSDSYNAILEVRKNEKEEMEQWKTLSLSTDFEQK, from the coding sequence ATGAGTACACAAAAAGTTTGGTTGATTACCGGAGCCTCTAAAGGAATGGGATTTGCAATTACAAAAGCAGTTTTGAATAATGGCGATAAAGTCATTGCAACTTCTCGAAATACGGACACACTTTTAGAAAAAATTGAAGAACACAAGGGAAAATTGCTCCCAATAAAATTGGACATCACCAATGAGACAGCTATTGAAAATGCTATTTCAGAAGGCATCGATAAATTTGGACAAATAGATGTTGTGGTCAATAATGCAGGATATAACTTGTTGGGGAATATCGAAGAAATAAGTGATGCCGAGTTTAGAAAAACAATGGATGTCAATGTTTTTGCAATGACCCATATCATCAGAAACGTTTTGCCACATTTACGCAGGCAACAATCGGGGCATATCATCAACACTGCTTCTATGATGGGTTATATGAGCTATCCGGGCAATGGAAGCTATAGTGCTTCAAAATACGCAGTTATAGGGTTATCGGAAGCGTTGGCTCAAGAAGTTGCGCCGTTTGGCATTAAAGTGACCATCTTGGCCCCAGGAACCTTCCGCACAAATTTCATGAATGAGGACACGCTCAATGTTGCGCAACATAAAATTGACGCCTATAATTTAGACATGCAGGTAGAACAGTTTACGGGATTCGATGGCAAACAATTGGGGGACCCTGAAAAATTAGCAGAGGCAGTACGTAAACTTGCAGAAATGCCGAATCCTCCTTTGCATCTTCCTTTAGGTTCTGATAGTTATAATGCCATTCTTGAAGTTCGTAAAAACGAAAAGGAAGAAATGGAACAATGGAAAACCTTATCTTTATCTACTGATTTTGAACAAAAATAG
- a CDS encoding dipeptidase, with translation MEDISSYVQKNKERFIEELFELLKIPSVSADPAFSQDVLNTAEAVKESLLQAGCNHAEVCDTPGYPIVYGEKIIDPQLPTVLVYGHYDVQPPDPVELWESGPFDPVIKKTEIHPEGAIFARGSCDDKGQMYMHVKALEYMVKNNVLPCNVKFMIEGEEEVGSESLGWFIERNQEKLKNDVILISDTGMISNTQPSITTGLRGLSYVEVAVTGPNRDLHSGLYGGGVANPINILTKMIASLHDENNHITIPGFYDRVEDISAEERSEMAKAPFSLEKYKNTLDIDDVYGEKGYTTNERGSIRPTLDVNGIWGGYTGEGAKTVIPSKAYAKISMRLVPDQDWMEITKLFKDHFESIAPKGVKVEVKPHHGGQAYVTPIDNIGYQAASKAYTDTFGVTPIPQRSGGSIPIISLFEKELKSKTILMGFGLNTDAIHSPNEHFGIFNYLKGIETIPLFYKYFAELHNSNPD, from the coding sequence ATGGAAGATATTTCATCATACGTTCAGAAAAACAAAGAACGCTTTATTGAAGAATTGTTTGAACTCCTCAAGATCCCCTCCGTAAGTGCCGATCCCGCTTTTTCACAGGATGTACTGAATACTGCCGAAGCTGTAAAGGAAAGTCTTTTACAGGCGGGATGTAACCACGCAGAGGTCTGTGACACCCCGGGCTACCCCATTGTTTACGGAGAAAAAATTATCGATCCGCAACTGCCGACTGTACTGGTCTACGGCCATTATGATGTGCAACCTCCTGATCCTGTGGAACTATGGGAAAGCGGACCGTTTGATCCTGTGATCAAAAAAACGGAGATTCATCCCGAAGGTGCCATTTTTGCCAGGGGGTCCTGTGATGACAAGGGACAGATGTACATGCACGTAAAGGCCCTCGAATATATGGTAAAGAACAATGTACTTCCCTGTAACGTGAAATTTATGATCGAAGGTGAAGAAGAAGTCGGTTCGGAAAGTCTGGGATGGTTTATAGAACGCAACCAGGAAAAGCTGAAAAACGATGTTATCCTTATTTCCGATACGGGGATGATAAGCAATACCCAGCCTTCAATAACCACCGGTTTACGGGGATTGAGTTACGTAGAGGTAGCAGTCACCGGCCCAAACCGCGACCTGCATTCCGGTTTATATGGCGGCGGCGTAGCCAATCCCATCAATATTCTGACCAAAATGATCGCCTCCCTCCACGATGAAAATAACCATATTACAATTCCCGGTTTTTATGACAGGGTAGAGGATATTTCTGCGGAAGAACGTTCAGAAATGGCAAAAGCCCCTTTTTCCCTGGAAAAGTATAAAAATACCCTCGACATTGATGATGTTTACGGGGAAAAAGGATATACGACCAATGAACGGGGTTCCATTCGCCCGACACTGGACGTGAACGGGATATGGGGCGGATATACCGGGGAAGGTGCCAAAACCGTTATCCCGTCCAAAGCCTATGCCAAAATATCCATGCGGCTGGTACCCGACCAGGACTGGATGGAAATCACGAAATTGTTTAAAGACCATTTTGAAAGTATCGCACCGAAAGGCGTTAAGGTCGAAGTTAAACCACACCACGGCGGGCAGGCCTATGTGACTCCCATTGACAATATCGGTTATCAGGCTGCCAGTAAAGCATATACCGATACTTTTGGCGTAACACCCATTCCGCAACGAAGCGGAGGAAGCATCCCCATTATTTCACTGTTCGAAAAAGAACTGAAAAGCAAAACCATCCTGATGGGCTTCGGACTGAATACGGATGCCATACATTCGCCAAACGAACACTTCGGAATTTTCAACTACCTGAAAGGGATTGAAACCATTCCCCTGTTTTACAAATACTTTGCGGAATTACACAATTCCAATCCCGATTAA
- a CDS encoding NAD(P)/FAD-dependent oxidoreductase — MKDVIVIGGGVIGMCSAYYLAREGHRVTVLDTSDMSKGCSFGNAGLIVPSHIIPLAQPGMIAQGVRWMFNPQSPFYVKPRFDRELFSWGWQFYRNSTRKHVERAMPALKDLSLLSKELYRDLARQNNSFFYDEKGLLMLYRTEKTGEEERHVAEEAKKLGLEVDFLSAEEVGKLETGMDTDVLGGIHYKSDAHLYPNKFMKFIRDEILKEGVILKGNTAVKDFLIKENTIRTVITDKGDFNADAFVLASGAWSAHMAKRLGLRLPLLPGKGYSFTLKNAEKRPLHPAILCEGKVSVTPMGEDLRFGGTMEITHTRDGRINTNRLRGIIDTIRSFYPGFEIKLPDKKDIWYGFRPCTSSGLPVISGTEKIPNLVIATGHAMMGVSLAPATGKLVSEMISGKKTSVRTEMFGINT, encoded by the coding sequence TTGAAAGATGTCATTGTAATAGGAGGAGGAGTCATAGGGATGTGTTCTGCATATTATCTTGCCAGGGAAGGCCATCGGGTAACTGTGCTGGATACTTCGGATATGAGTAAAGGTTGTTCTTTTGGCAATGCCGGGTTGATAGTGCCTTCGCATATTATTCCACTGGCCCAGCCCGGAATGATTGCACAAGGAGTGAGGTGGATGTTCAATCCCCAAAGCCCCTTTTATGTAAAACCTCGGTTTGACAGGGAATTGTTTTCCTGGGGGTGGCAATTTTACAGGAATTCCACCCGGAAGCACGTGGAAAGGGCCATGCCTGCATTGAAAGACCTGTCTTTGCTGAGCAAGGAATTGTACCGCGACCTAGCCCGGCAGAATAACTCGTTCTTTTATGATGAGAAAGGGTTATTAATGTTATACAGAACGGAAAAGACGGGAGAAGAAGAAAGACACGTTGCGGAAGAAGCGAAAAAACTGGGACTGGAAGTCGATTTTTTATCCGCAGAAGAGGTCGGTAAGCTGGAAACCGGTATGGATACCGATGTTTTGGGTGGTATTCACTATAAGTCGGATGCGCATTTGTATCCCAATAAATTTATGAAGTTTATAAGGGATGAAATTTTAAAGGAAGGTGTAATCCTGAAAGGGAATACCGCGGTAAAAGACTTCCTGATAAAAGAAAATACAATAAGAACCGTAATTACCGACAAGGGGGATTTCAATGCCGATGCGTTTGTACTGGCCTCCGGGGCATGGAGTGCCCATATGGCTAAAAGATTGGGATTAAGGCTTCCGTTGTTACCGGGAAAAGGATATAGTTTTACTCTGAAAAATGCAGAAAAAAGACCGCTGCACCCTGCCATTTTATGTGAGGGAAAGGTTTCCGTGACCCCGATGGGAGAAGATCTGAGGTTTGGGGGGACCATGGAGATTACCCATACCCGTGACGGCCGGATCAACACAAACAGGTTACGGGGAATTATTGATACCATCCGCAGTTTTTATCCCGGTTTTGAGATAAAACTTCCGGACAAAAAGGATATATGGTACGGGTTCCGGCCCTGTACCTCTTCCGGGCTGCCTGTAATATCCGGGACAGAAAAAATCCCCAATCTGGTTATTGCCACCGGACATGCCATGATGGGCGTGAGCCTTGCTCCGGCAACAGGAAAGCTGGTCAGTGAAATGATATCAGGCAAAAAGACATCCGTTCGGACCGAAATGTTCGGTATAAACACGTAA